Genomic DNA from Ruminococcus sp. OA3:
TGCCATTGCCAGAACCAGCAATAAACTGATTATTTTTTTCATACCTTTCATTTGTCATCCTCCTATACATGATATTGTTTTATTTACAAAGCTGTTATCGCTTCATAAATCTGTCTTACACCCCGCACTCACTTTACTGACTCCCTCACAACAAGTTTTGGGGTTATCATAATCTGCCTCGCCTCGCCTTCCCGGGTCAGCAGGTCTATCGTATGTGTTATAATCTCCTGAACATCAAACGCAACCGTTGTCAGATGCGGTCTCCACCACTTACACATTGGAATATCATTGATACCGATAACACTGATATCATCCGGAACCTTCAGTCCACGCTCCTGCAGCGCAGCTATCATACCGATTGCAGCTGCATCATTTGCAGCAAGAACCGCTGTACATTTCCTGAATGTATCAATATGGTCTTCTGCCGCCGCATATCCCCCTTCAAATGTAATCGGACTTACTCCACTCCCCGCACTGACTTCCCGGACACTGCAGTCCCCGGGCAGCGCCCCGCGAAATCCGCTGCATCTGCTGTTGTTGGACTGATCCTTCGGATTCACCTGCAGCGCGAGCCGTCGGTGCCCACGCTGATATAGAAATTCAGCCGCAATTCTTCCCGCACCCCTGAAATCCAGCTCTATGATATTGACATTCTGTCTATGATAATAGTGGTTATCTTCTGTCATATCATAAAGACACACAAACGGAATTTCTTTTTCAAACAGGATCTGCAGGCTGTCTTCTTCATAAAACTTGTCAGTAGCAACCAAAATTATGTTGTCCATCTGTCTCTGCCCGATCAGCCGGTTGAGCGTGGCCTTTGTCGTGTCTTCACAGGCATATACCGGGAGTGTCGTGAATCCTTTCCCCTGCAGCTGTGTATGCAGCTTAGAATAGATGCTGGACCAGAACAGATTCCTGTCGAACCCTACAAAATAGTCTGAGAGAAAAACTCCAACTCTGTTCAGTTTCTGTGTTTTTAAACTTTTAGCGTTGCCATCCAGTTCAAAATTATAGGCACGGGCAAGTGCCATCACTTTCTGTCGTTTTCTGTCAGAAACATTTTCACAGTTATTCAAAACCCGGGAGACTGTCGACTGCGACACTCCTGCCAACGCGGCAAGCTCTCTGGATGTCATGTTATATCCCGCTTTCTTAAAACTTCTATTCTACTATCGGACGTCTTAATCCGAATACGTATTCAGCCGCATCAAATACCCAGCCGCTCAAACTGTTCCCCCGGCGCATCGCACTCCTGCATGCAGTCTCTTAACTGCCTGATATATTTGCGCTCCAGTTTTTCATCTGAAATGGGATATTCCTGAAGATAATCTTCTTTTATATGAAACAGAAGATTGTCCCCGTTATATTGGGACCGGCAAGAGAACTCCTGCGAAGGATTTCTGAAGTTAATGATGTCAGCCGGTATTTTATATACCGGATAGTTCGTCCAGGATAAAAATCTTCCCATCTCAATTTTGTCATAGTCTGTTTTACTGACCGCATCGTCCGCTCCAAAGTACTGTCTGAGAATGCTCGGCACGGCTGTGTAAACATTTAACGGCCGGTTTCTGTCGTCTTTGGCTGCTTTGATATACACATAAGTTCCGTCTGTATAGCCAACCTGTTTTCCAAAGTATCCAAAGATGGTTCCGCTTCTGACCTGCCTGGCCTCCCTGTCCAGGACCGGCATCAGACTTTTCCCGTGCAGCGGATAATGAAGTTTTTTGTCAGCCCCAAAGTAATCCAGCATAGTCGGCATCACGTCAATGTTCTGTGTCAGCGCCTGACTCCGCCCCGCTTCACACCCGGGTTTACAGATGATCAGCGGTATATGGAATACCTCGTTGTACGGTGCCATATAATTTTTTGCCATATATCCGTGTTCCCCCAGATGGAATCCATGGTCCGTCGTAAATATTACCATCGTATCCTTCCACATGCCATATGCATCCAATACGTCCAGGATTTCACCAATATGGGCGTCTGTCATCGTCATCAATGCCTTACACCGGTTTTTCAGATGCTGCGTCTCTTCCCGTGTGAAAATATTCGGCTGATAATCGGGGTGATTCACATCAAAACCAATATAATCTTTTTCATAGAGGTCCAGATATTTCTCAGGAACGTCATATGGCTCATGCGGGTCAAATGCTTCCACCCAAAGCATAAAATTATCAGCCTGATGATTTTGCTCCAGCCATTCTGCAGCACTGCTCAACGTCTTGACACTCGGATAATCTTTTTCCGTTTTTAGTCTCTGTCTGTTTGCCTCCTCTGACGCAGAATATTCTCCCTTGAATCCCTTCGGTCTTACTTCTTTTCGAATCCCTCCCTGGTCAGGGGGCACACACCACGAATCTCCTTCCTGTCCTCTGAACACTTCCCATGCAGTAAATCCTTTCGTATAGTTTTCGCCTCCCGGAATCAAATAATGAGAGTGATCGCTGAACATCATCGTATGTACATTTTTTTCAGCCAATACATTCTGAAGCGTCTGCTCATAAGGTTCGATCGCCCCCCATGGCTTTTCCAGAAAATTCAGCCGCCCGGTCATAATGTCCTTTCGCGCCGGCATG
This window encodes:
- a CDS encoding LacI family DNA-binding transcriptional regulator, with protein sequence MTSRELAALAGVSQSTVSRVLNNCENVSDRKRQKVMALARAYNFELDGNAKSLKTQKLNRVGVFLSDYFVGFDRNLFWSSIYSKLHTQLQGKGFTTLPVYACEDTTKATLNRLIGQRQMDNIILVATDKFYEEDSLQILFEKEIPFVCLYDMTEDNHYYHRQNVNIIELDFRGAGRIAAEFLYQRGHRRLALQVNPKDQSNNSRCSGFRGALPGDCSVREVSAGSGVSPITFEGGYAAAEDHIDTFRKCTAVLAANDAAAIGMIAALQERGLKVPDDISVIGINDIPMCKWWRPHLTTVAFDVQEIITHTIDLLTREGEARQIMITPKLVVRESVK
- a CDS encoding sulfatase encodes the protein MKTVFILCDTVNRRMLDIYNSNPAETAQMPNLDRLAQKGMVFDNHWCGSAPCMPARKDIMTGRLNFLEKPWGAIEPYEQTLQNVLAEKNVHTMMFSDHSHYLIPGGENYTKGFTAWEVFRGQEGDSWCVPPDQGGIRKEVRPKGFKGEYSASEEANRQRLKTEKDYPSVKTLSSAAEWLEQNHQADNFMLWVEAFDPHEPYDVPEKYLDLYEKDYIGFDVNHPDYQPNIFTREETQHLKNRCKALMTMTDAHIGEILDVLDAYGMWKDTMVIFTTDHGFHLGEHGYMAKNYMAPYNEVFHIPLIICKPGCEAGRSQALTQNIDVMPTMLDYFGADKKLHYPLHGKSLMPVLDREARQVRSGTIFGYFGKQVGYTDGTYVYIKAAKDDRNRPLNVYTAVPSILRQYFGADDAVSKTDYDKIEMGRFLSWTNYPVYKIPADIINFRNPSQEFSCRSQYNGDNLLFHIKEDYLQEYPISDEKLERKYIRQLRDCMQECDAPGEQFERLGI